Proteins encoded in a region of the Planococcus citri chromosome 1, ihPlaCitr1.1, whole genome shotgun sequence genome:
- the LOC135849433 gene encoding uncharacterized protein LOC135849433, whose translation MKTSFANVGKIHAILIVLFSLYEIAECIDCYKCVSLNWQNSACDDPFHTNYTLGILESPCMGGRKGRNGLFPATACIKLTGKYSDNGDHITVRGCALDSGTLTTDTEIIRMSHCGGFFFDDRYVRGCLQSCDDADGCNTAKSSKYIDYALLITIMSGWFSSINF comes from the exons ATGAAAACGTCATTTGCGAATGTTGGCAAAATTCATGCGATTCTGATCGTTTTGTTCAGCTTATACGAAATTG CTGAATGCATCGATTGTTACAAATGCGTGTCGTTAAATTGGCAAAATAGTGCTTGCGACGACCCTTTTCACACTAATTACACGTTGGGGATTCTGGAATCACCATGTATGGGAGGACGAAAAGGAAGAAATGGCCTTTTTCCAGCCACAGCTTGCATCAAACTCACTGGAAAATATT CTGATAATGGTGACCATATAACAGTACGGGGTTGCGCTTTGGATAGTGGAACTTTAACCACCGATACAGAAATCATACGGATGTCACACTGCGGCGGTTTCTTTTTCGACGATAG ATACGTTAGAGGATGCTTACAAAGCTGCGACGATGCTGACGGCTGCAATACAGCGAAAAGCTCCAAATACATCGATTATGCTCTACTGATTACAATCATGAGTGGCTGGTTTTCGTCGATTAATTTTTGA
- the LOC135849424 gene encoding uncharacterized protein LOC135849424, with amino-acid sequence MVSSITMMMKTESFNWQRPAKICNGVEDFGLLREKLTNVDSDTKRRSFSSIFVSRTVFIVGVIAIITFIMCLVLADKYQKSINLTHHYASFVYEKSRDYSVQNSEDGDTGRDENSPVGQGIFNAAGFMKLQNISNRLPIEEINLLVPATTVLRSLNVSRTGRQYSGVSGDNLKKMPQAIVVSSARNISQQSTPTNTTTGAKKTHRIQSLADLLRRTELKAVPTQSSTGTATDTTSGVPNNRPTWSTSPSTTNKPTTTTNPSTSSISTTTVPSSTQQTSIHFAQLESYPHRMQPHNNNLQHLIEYINCESSSEDCWLKRQQQRHHNVDGDAITITVDDQHHQIRAEEPKPTTFVATQQLDRDQGDRDREYEFSEQLDSEVDGQRDENGYANSDHQEDDTKRRMQTTEQHQHPNDGSPFPTTENDDSKLYGYRYEYRNGNDGDGTGTGTGTGSDNDKGDSDDAMFTADTQMAPSYYSPAMAPAAPYFALHRNRVDSDLFRNFRASSPVEINRLQLHDQTESATSTGTGTGTGTGTDTAAEQSLQHRFSNRMYHSRGGDMDMYTLDLDPYLKPPTPPPPTTLSFTPSYSTLGFHAFNDPLAMASAPLPSAFSDNDLRSEATAVQPLTSQVKPISLMVEIFPANEYELPGSVLGGGGGASNSNDNRATPFTAQQRDQTQSNQANIASLMSWKLAPFSQNKMRLLVNLFPQHRPPVTGKHSPLSDAM; translated from the exons ATGGTTAGCTCCATTACCATGATGATGAAAACGGAATCGTTCAATTGGCAAAGACCGGCCAAGATATGCAACGGTGTCGAAGATTTCGGTTTGCTGCGAGAGAAACTCACCAATGTGGATTCGGATACCAAACGACGCAGTTTCTCGTCGATTTTTGTTTCGCGGACAGTTTTCATTGTCGGTGTGATTGCAATTATTACTTTCATT ATGTGCTTAGTGTTGGCGGATAAGTATCAGAAATCCATCAACTTGACCCATCATTACGCTAGCTTCGTGTATGAGAAGAGTCGCGACTACTCTGTACAAAATAGCGAAGACGGCGATACCGGCAGGGATGAAAACAGCCCTGTTGGACAGGGCATATTCAACGCGGCCGGATTCATGAAACTGCAAAATATATCAAATAGGTTACCGATAGAGGAGATTAACTTATTAGTACCGGCTACGACAGTTCTACGGTCGTTGAACGTGTCCAGAACTGGACGACAATACTCAGGGGTGTCCggcgataatttgaaaaaaatgccgcAAGCTATTGTCGTTTCGTCAGCTAGAAATATCTCTCAGCAATCCACACCAACGAATACGACCACCGGAGCTAAAAAAACCCACCGTATTCAAAGTTTGGCCGACTTACTTCGACGAACGGAATTGAAAGCAGTACCTACTCAATCGTCTACCGGCACTGCCACCGATACCACTAGTGGTGTGCCAAATAATAGACCAACATGGAGCACCAGCCCCAGCACGACGAATAAACCGACCACGACAACCAACCCTAGTACTAGCAGCATCAGTACCACAACGGTTCCCAGTAGTACTCAACAAACATCCATACATTTCGCTCAATTGGAATCGTATCCGCATAGAATGCAGCCTCACAATAATAACTTGCAACATTTAATCGAATACATCAATTGCGAATCGTCTTCTGAAGACTGTTGGTTGAAACGACAGCAACAGCGACACCACAATGTCGATGGTGATGCGATCACGATTACTGTAGATGATCAGCATCACCAAATACGTGCAGAAGAGCCCAAGCCAACCACGTTTGTGGCCACTCAGCAGCTGGATCGAGATCAAGGTGATCGCGATCGCGAATATGAATTTTCCGAGCAACTCGATTCCGAAGTCGATGGCCAGAGAGATGAAAATGGTTACGCAAATTCTGACCACCAAGAAGACGATACGAAACGACGTATGCAG ACGACTGAACAGCATCAGCACCCAAACGATGGTTCACCTTTTCCGACAACGGAAAACGATGACAGCAAGCTCTACGGATACAGATACGAATACAGGAACGGAAATGACGGCGatggcactggcactggcactggcaccgGCAGCGACAACGATAAAGGCGACAGTGACGATGCAATGTTCACAGCTGATACTCAGATGGCACCCTCGTACTACTCGCCGGCAATGGCACCTGCGGCGCCATACTTCGCATTACACCGTAATCGTGTCGACTCGGATCTATTTCGTAACTTTAGAGCTTCTAGTCCTGTAGAAATTAATCGACTTCAACTTCACGACCAAACAGAAAGCGCCACCAGCACCGGTACAGGCACTGGCACTGGTACTGGTACTGATACTGCAGCTGAACAAAGTCTGCAGCATCGTTTCAGCAATCGTATGTACCATAGTCGTGGCGGTGATATGGATATGTATACTTTGGATTTGGATCCGTATCTAAAGCCGCCAACGCCACCGCCGCCGACCACGTTGAGCTTTACGCCTTCTTATTCGACTCTCGGTTTTCACGCTTTTAACGATCCGCTGGCGATGGCTTCGGCACCATTGCCGTCAGCTTTTAGCGATAATGATTTGCGGTCTGAGGCGACGGCTGTTCAACCGCTCACTTCTCAAGTCAAACCCATCAGTCTGATGGTAGAGATTTTTCCAGCCAACGAGTACGAGTTGCCTGGTTCTG tattagGAGGTGGAGGCGGTGCCAGCAACAGCAACGATAATCGTGCTACCCCTTTCACGGCTCAACAACGCGACCAAACTCAATCGAATCAAGCCAATATTGCATCCCTCATGTCGTGGAAATTAGCGCCATTTTCGCAAAACAAGATGAGACTGTTAGTCAATCTTTTCCCGCAACATCGGCCTCCTGTAACTGGCAAACATTCACCACTCTCCGATGCCATGTAG
- the LOC135849420 gene encoding basic proline-rich protein-like, producing MRVCGLLLLLATTATLLHAAEVNVEKEKRQVPFSNNVVSTTPPCSLSFFRYLNKLPGTKVRPPVPEGTILFNKVLGPPEQYEGSQIDPEEIPAPKEPSASDTNLGYLPPDNNYLPPDNSVSSDQLPEKSEPKGVSVPSTTPCPCEQDGVVPTGGNFVNIPKQELTLGLPASNDVSPFSAADIFAFTKNDIETSANEVSSVVITPDELSEQDSESLIPVQEPKFEFGYKYPVPAADEGYVYPKPSIPFEIIKTPPPPPPPPPPPPPTPTYLPPPPPPKIETGYVYPKPTIPFPIIKRPPPPPPPPPPPPPPPPPPPPPPPPPKPTYLPPPPPPPPPPPPPPPPPPPPPPPPPPPPPPPPPPPPPPPPPPPKPTYLPPPPPPPPPPPPKIESGYYYPKPTITFPIIKTPPPPPPPPPPPPPPPPPPPPPPPPPPPKPTYLPPPPPPPPPPPPPPPPPPPPPPPPPPPPPPPPPPPPPPPPPPPPPPPPPPPPPKPTYLPPPPPPKIETGYVYPKPTIPFPIIKTSPPPPPPPPPPPPPPPPPPPPPPPPPPKPTYLPPPPPPKIETGYVYPKPTIQFPIIKRPPPPPPPPPPPPPPPPPPPPPPPPPPKPTYLPPPPPPKIETGYVYPKPTIPFPIIKRPPPPPPPPPPPPPPPPPPPPPPPPPPPRPTYLPPPPPPPPPPPPPPPPPPPPPPPPPPPPPPPPPPPPPPPPPPPPPPPPPPPPPPPPPKPTYLPPPPPPPPKIETGYFYPKPTIEFPIIKTPPPPPPPPPPPPPPPPPPPPPPPPPPPPPPPPPPPPPPPPPPSPPPKVDTGYVYPKPLVPFPLPSEGYSYPKPSIPFPFPEEQSNEVIIESRKA from the exons ATG AGAGTGTGCGGATTGTTGTTGCTTCTGGCAACAACTGCGACACTTCTTCACGCCGCCGAAGTTAACGTTGAGAAAGAAAAACGTCAAGTGCCATTTTCCAACAATGTGGTTTCAACTACGCCTCCATGCTCTTTATCTTTCTTCCGGTATTTGAACAAACTACCGGGAACGAAGGTGAGGCCACCGGTACCAGAAGGAACAATACTCTTCAACAAAGTTCTAGGTCCTCCTGAACAATACGAAGGCTCGCAAATCGATCCGGAAGAGATTCCAGCGCCCAAAGAACCAAGCGCCAGCGACACCAACTTGGGATACTTGCCTCCGGATAATAATTATTTACCTCCGGATAACTCCGTATCGTCGGATCAATTGCCCGAAAAAAGCGAGCCAAAAGGCGTCAGCGTACCTAGTACTACACCTTGTCCGTGTGAACAAGATGGTGTGGTTCCAACGGGcggaaattttgtcaatattcCTAAACAAGAATTAACTCTTGGACTTCCAGCCAGTAACGATGTATCGCCGTTTTCCGCGGCTGATATTTTCGCCTTTACGAAAAATGATATCGAAACGTCAGCGAATGAAGTGTCGAGTGTGGTAATCACACCCGATGAACTTTCAGAACAAGACAGCGAATCACTGATACCTGTACAAGAACCCAAGTTCGAATTCGGGTACAAATATCCGGTACCTGCGGCTGATGAAGGATACGTGTATCCTAAGCCGAGTATTCcgtttgaaattataaaaacgcctcctcctccaccaccgcctccgccgccgccgccgccaacACCAACGTATCTTCCGCCTCCACcacctccaaaaattgaaactggataTGTGTATCCCAAACCTACGATTCCATTCCCTATCATAAAAAGACCACCCCCACCACCACCTCCGCCACCTCCTCCCCCACCACCGCCACCACCACCTCCTCCGCCGCCACCACCCCCAAAACCAACGTATCTACCtcctccaccaccaccaccgccgcctcctccaccaccacctcctccacctcctccacccccacctcctccaccaccacctcctccaccaccacctccacctcctcctcctcctcctccacctccgCCAAAACCAACATATCTGCCACCACCACCTCCGCCTCCGCCGCCCCCACCACCAAAAATAGAAAGTGGATATTATTATCCCAAACCAACCATTACATTCCCAATAATAAAAACTCCTCCACCCCCACCTCCtccaccacctcctcctccaccaccacctccacctccacctcctcctcctcctcctcctcctccaaaaCCAACATATctgccaccaccaccaccaccaccaccaccaccaccaccgccaccaccaccacctcctcctcctcctcctcctcctcctcctcctcctcctcctcctcctcctcctcctcctcctcctcctcctcctcctcctcctcctcctcctcctccaccaccaCCTCCTAAACCAACGTATCTTCCTCCTCCACcacctccaaaaattgaaactggataTGTGTACCCAAAACCAACAATTCCATTCCCTATCATAAAAAcatcaccaccaccaccacctcctcctcctccaccaccaccaccgccacctccaccacctcctcctcctccaccacctCCTCCTAAACCAACGTATCTTCCTCCTCCACcacctccaaaaattgaaactggataTGTGTACCCGAAACCAACAATTCAATTCCCCATTATAAAAAGACCACCCCCACCACCACCTCCgccacctcctcctccacctccgccaccaccacctcctccccctcctccacCACCTCCCAAACCAACGTATCTTCCTCCTCCACcacctccaaaaattgaaactggataTGTGTACCCAAAACCAACAATTCCATTCCCCATTATAAAAAGACCACCGCCACCTCCACCGCCTccaccaccacctcctcctcctccacctccaccaCCACCGCCTCCGCCGCCACCACCCCCAAGACCAACGTATctacctcctccacctcctcctcctccgccTCCACCgccaccacctcctcctcctccgccTCCACCgccaccacctcctcctcctcctccacctccacctccaccaccTCCTCcgccacctcctccacctccaccacctcctccaccacctcctcctcctcctccacctccaccaAAACCAACGTATCTTCCTCCACCTCCCCCTCCTCCACCAAAAATAGAAACTGGATACTTTTATCCCAAACCAACCATTGAATTTCCTATCATAAAAACGCCGCCACCGCcgcctcctcctccccctccaccaccaccacctccaccaccaccaccaccaccaccaccaccacctcctcctccaccaccaccgcctcctcctcctcctcctccaccaccccctccttctcctcctccaAAAGTAGATACTGGCTACGTTTACCCAAAACCTTTAGTTCCTTTTCCACTACCGTCAGAAGGGTATAGTTACCCAAAACCGAGCATACCTTTCCCATTTCCCGAAGAACAATCAAATGAAGTGATAATCGAGTCACGAAAAGCGTAA